In the genome of Sebastes umbrosus isolate fSebUmb1 chromosome 14, fSebUmb1.pri, whole genome shotgun sequence, one region contains:
- the eve1 gene encoding LOW QUALITY PROTEIN: even-skipped-like1 (The sequence of the model RefSeq protein was modified relative to this genomic sequence to represent the inferred CDS: deleted 2 bases in 1 codon) — protein sequence MAYNSGDRAGTDNCNPPGPGGQDYINRKLFPSIQLQAVCDGKGQFLHICVAYPGSVHDTCVLKNSGICIKRLCTLFQGISLWGDDGYPCIVQPMTIITSYREPLLGTVQSCYNHHHAKAQNIIERAFGMMKVRWRCLLFQAHEVDYAFVPAVITAHNICLTAGNIIEPTENVDKIVDTPYDTPRGAKQLSPELKDVMTDIITTINYIKTRPIKARILWFEEMCRRADRRRWPPPPPAAVVVLGPGREEHTEPCPRSALLDHSRRHRTAFSREQLSRLEQEYGKESYVSRPRRCELATALNLPETTIKVWFQNRRMKDKRQRHSLPWPHPLVDPLGALLMGRASPSSTLPYPFIPPHLPHLPLHHHHHYPLTFSSPPSSAHSRYGVPMRTLDALRLSHYHNRPGGFPPTAAALYPSASIVHHPASCPCPLCLHWGPEQLLKARGEALGLSQPRSPKANIQPAGLERREEMV from the exons atggcgtacaactCGGGCGATCGGGCTGGGACTGACAACTGT AACCCTCCCGGACCCGGTGGCCAGGACTACATCAACCGTAAGCTCTTCCCATCCATACAGCTGCAGGCAGTATGTGATGGGAAGGGCCAGTTCCTCCACATTTGCGTGGCATACCCTGGGTCTGTTCATGACACCTGTGTCCTGAAGAACAGCGGCATATGTATAAAGAGGCTCTGTACCCTCTTCCAGGGTATTTCATTGTGGGGGGATGATGGCTACCCCTGCATAGTCCAACCCATGACCATCATCACCTCGTATCGGGAGCCACTGCTGGGTACGGTACAGAGCTGCTACAACCACCACCATGCCAAAGCCCAAAACATAATAGAGCGGGCCTTTGGCATGATGAAGGTACGATGGAGGTGCCTGCTATTCCAGGCCCATGAGGTGGATTACGCTTTTGTTCCAGCGGTCATCACAGCCCACAACATCTGTCTCACTGCAGGAAACATCATCGAGCCCACTGAAAATGTTGATAAGATTG TGGACACACCGTATGATACACCGAGAGGCGCTAAACAGCTGAGCCCCGAGCTGAAAGATGTAATGACAGACATCATTACCACCATAAACTACATCAAAACAAGACCCATCAAAGCCCGGATTTTGTGGTTTGAGGAGATG TGTCGGAGGGCAGACAGACGCCGGTGGCCGCCTCCGCCG CCCGCCGCCGTGGTGGTGCTCGGTCCCGGTAGAGAGGAGCACACGGAGCCGTGCCCGCGCAGCGCCCTGCTCGACCACAGCCGGCGGCATCGGACTGCGTTCTCGCGCGAGCAGCTGTCCCGGCTCGAGCAGGAGTACGGCAAGGAGAGCTACGTCTCGAGACCTCGGCGCTGCGAACTGGCCACAGCTCTCAATTTACCGGAGACAACGATAAAG gTGTGGTTCCAGAACAGGAGGATGAAGGATAAACGGCAGAGACACTCCTTGCCGTGGCCTCACCCGCTCGTCGACCCCCTGGGGGCGCTCCTGATGGGCCGTGCCTCTCCTTCCTCCACCTTGCCGTACCCCTTCATCCCGCCCCACCTCCCACAcctccccctccaccaccaccaccactaccccCTGACTTTCTCCTCGCCGCCGTCCTCGGCTCACAGTCGCTATGGTGTGCCCATGAGGACCCTGGATGCACTCCGCCTCTCCCACTACCACAACAGACCGGGGGGGTTTCCTCCAACCGCAGCAGCCCTCTACCCCTCCGCCAGCATCGTGCACCATCCCGCCTCATGTCCCTGCCCCCTCTGCCTGCACTGGGGACCAGAACAACTGCTGAAAGCCAGAGGGGAGGCACTGGGACTGAGCCAGCCCCGTAGTCCCAAGGCCAACATACAGCCTGCAGGTCTGGAGCGGAGAGAAGAGATGGTGTAA